From a region of the Neobacillus niacini genome:
- a CDS encoding rhamnogalacturonan lyase: MKKRLLSKKVLSTAIVIPLLLSGVSGVSAGELQKNKVTSNLPGIQLEYLDRGLVAAPTSQGVFLSWRLLANEVKGYSETGLTGVNFNVYRDGKQIATVEDSTNFVDKDGNSDSRYYVRSVLNGKELDQSASISPWKQSYVDLKLQKPADGVTPAGENYTYSANDMSVGDVDGDGQYEYFVKWDPSNSKDVSQKGYTGNTYIDCYKFDGTLLYRIDLGVNIRSGAHYTQFLVYDFDGDGKSEIMFKTAPGTNVIKFNKAGNITSEKYITMPQKDIDAGYSNQDDYRMSREDYYNHVVKMFMGWSEHEEVIKGNWPSTLEEAFGIEKKYSYPLSKEDAISLTDYFMDVYAPKRSGNNKLREFEGFILEGPEYLTVFNGETGEEMDTIDYNPGRHDDGLMWGDYAMARIEPGNRVDRFLANVAYLDGDKPYAVFARGYYTRSNLVTYSWDGENLKENWAIDSGWTPMTNPFNDGPHGRDGTDPEYGTLTTQGAHSLSAADVDGDGKQEIVYGSATIDDDGSLLYSSMDKMPEQSAAPGTTARLGHGDAVHVTDIDPSRPGMEIFMVHEGAAWAPYGYSLRDAKTGEIIYGGYTGKDTGRGMVGDVDPSKPGLETWAVGLWTAAGERISTSAPGTNMNIKWATDMTTQIVNGSGNGTTTIDDWKKGRVLTATDTRTNNGTKGNPSLVADIFGDWREELLVRTADSSAIRIYTSTEVTNHKLYTLMHDAQYRAEVARQSTAYNQPSYTSFYFGSDTNWANVPLPSFSTPGVLSVLEEAMSEYLANGELTGPLVPKLENSLRQAEHHLEKGSVVQALKFIEEYQSEINHSRNTGNISENARLNLSHKAELLISMWERIND, translated from the coding sequence TTGAAGAAAAGATTATTGTCTAAAAAAGTACTATCTACCGCTATTGTAATACCATTGCTTTTATCAGGTGTTTCTGGTGTATCTGCTGGTGAATTGCAGAAAAACAAAGTTACTAGTAATCTCCCAGGAATCCAATTAGAGTATCTTGACAGAGGTTTAGTTGCTGCACCAACATCTCAGGGTGTATTTCTTAGCTGGAGATTATTAGCAAATGAAGTGAAAGGTTACTCTGAAACTGGGCTAACTGGCGTAAACTTCAATGTCTATCGTGATGGAAAACAAATTGCAACTGTTGAAGACAGCACAAACTTTGTCGATAAAGATGGTAATTCCGATTCTCGCTATTATGTTCGCTCCGTCTTAAACGGAAAGGAGCTTGATCAAAGTGCTTCTATATCACCTTGGAAGCAATCATATGTTGATTTAAAGCTTCAAAAGCCAGCTGATGGAGTGACTCCTGCAGGTGAAAATTACACCTATTCGGCAAACGATATGAGTGTTGGAGATGTTGATGGAGACGGGCAATATGAGTATTTTGTTAAGTGGGATCCTTCTAACTCTAAGGATGTTTCACAAAAAGGCTACACTGGTAACACGTATATTGACTGCTACAAATTTGATGGAACTCTACTATATCGAATTGACCTAGGCGTTAATATCCGCTCAGGAGCTCACTATACCCAATTCTTAGTTTATGATTTTGATGGTGACGGAAAATCAGAAATTATGTTCAAAACCGCTCCTGGTACAAATGTGATTAAATTCAATAAAGCCGGAAATATTACCTCTGAAAAATATATTACGATGCCTCAAAAAGACATTGACGCTGGATATAGTAATCAAGATGATTACCGGATGAGCCGAGAAGATTACTATAATCATGTTGTGAAAATGTTTATGGGTTGGAGTGAGCATGAAGAAGTAATCAAAGGAAACTGGCCAAGTACCCTTGAGGAAGCATTTGGTATCGAAAAAAAATATTCCTATCCTTTATCAAAAGAGGATGCAATAAGCTTAACCGATTACTTTATGGATGTTTACGCACCTAAAAGAAGTGGAAACAATAAATTAAGAGAATTTGAGGGCTTTATTTTAGAAGGACCAGAATATTTGACTGTTTTTAATGGTGAAACAGGCGAAGAAATGGATACGATTGATTACAACCCAGGACGTCATGACGATGGTCTGATGTGGGGTGATTATGCAATGGCAAGAATTGAGCCTGGCAACCGTGTCGATCGTTTCCTTGCAAATGTTGCCTATCTTGATGGTGATAAACCATATGCTGTGTTTGCACGGGGATATTATACAAGATCCAATCTCGTTACATATAGCTGGGATGGGGAAAACCTTAAGGAAAATTGGGCCATTGACAGCGGTTGGACACCAATGACCAATCCATTTAATGATGGTCCTCATGGCAGAGACGGTACTGATCCGGAATATGGCACACTCACCACACAAGGTGCACATTCCCTGAGTGCTGCAGATGTTGATGGTGACGGCAAACAAGAAATCGTTTACGGCAGTGCCACCATTGATGATGATGGCTCTTTATTATACAGTTCAATGGATAAAATGCCTGAACAAAGCGCAGCACCTGGCACGACTGCCAGACTTGGGCATGGAGATGCTGTGCATGTTACAGATATCGATCCAAGCAGGCCAGGAATGGAAATATTTATGGTCCACGAAGGTGCCGCATGGGCTCCATATGGCTATTCATTACGGGATGCCAAAACAGGTGAAATTATTTATGGCGGATATACTGGCAAAGATACTGGACGCGGTATGGTCGGAGATGTAGATCCATCCAAACCTGGTTTAGAAACATGGGCCGTTGGACTATGGACTGCAGCCGGAGAAAGGATTTCTACTTCTGCTCCAGGTACAAATATGAATATTAAATGGGCTACAGATATGACCACACAGATTGTGAATGGTTCGGGCAATGGAACGACTACCATAGATGACTGGAAAAAAGGCAGAGTCCTTACTGCTACAGATACTAGAACCAATAATGGTACAAAAGGTAACCCAAGTTTAGTTGCAGATATATTTGGGGACTGGAGAGAAGAACTTTTAGTAAGAACTGCGGATAGTTCAGCCATTCGTATTTACACGAGTACTGAGGTAACAAACCACAAATTGTATACGTTAATGCACGACGCTCAATATCGTGCTGAAGTAGCAAGACAAAGTACAGCCTATAATCAGCCATCCTATACAAGCTTCTACTTTGGTTCGGATACGAATTGGGCAAATGTCCCTCTTCCAAGCTTTTCAACACCTGGTGTCTTGTCAGTATTAGAAGAAGCAATGTCTGAATATCTGGCCAATGGAGAATTGACTGGACCGTTAGTTCCCAAATTAGAAAATTCACTCAGACAGGCAGAGCATCACTTGGAAAAAGGTTCTGTAGTCCAGGCATTGAAATTTATTGAGGAATACCAATCTGAAATTAACCATAGCCGAAACACAGGTAACATTTCTGAAAATGCAAGATTAAACCTTTCACATAAGGCTGAATTATTAATCAGTATGTGGGAAAGAATAAATGATTAA
- a CDS encoding DUF1398 family protein, whose translation MNDHLTEKEVHKIIERRSTGKTSFGEFLEELSQIGVIQYDINVATGEATYKGEHSEVKTDPQVQFVISNDFNRNQALKAIASIALPFLDFLRELAAAGVTTYNVNIIEKTATYVGIKGAPIVEPLQQS comes from the coding sequence ATGAATGATCATCTCACGGAAAAAGAGGTACATAAGATTATTGAAAGAAGAAGCACGGGTAAAACAAGCTTCGGTGAATTTTTGGAGGAATTATCTCAAATTGGGGTCATTCAGTACGATATTAATGTAGCTACAGGTGAAGCCACATACAAGGGCGAGCACTCAGAGGTAAAAACAGACCCTCAAGTTCAATTTGTCATTTCAAATGATTTTAATAGAAACCAGGCATTAAAAGCAATCGCCAGCATTGCTCTTCCCTTTTTAGACTTTCTAAGAGAGCTGGCTGCCGCAGGAGTTACAACCTATAACGTAAATATTATCGAGAAAACGGCCACGTACGTTGGTATCAAGGGTGCCCCAATAGTAGAACCGTTGCAGCAATCTTAA
- a CDS encoding NUDIX hydrolase gives METEQLKIFDENRNPIGVASREDVHKLGYWHETFHCWFVRKEQERDYLYLQLRSKTKKDYPNLLDITAAGHLMADESVEDGVREIKEEVGIDIHFQDLIPLGIIDYCVMEEDFIDKEFAHTFLYKSEKSFDDFILQDEVAGIVKVDLNEFAELWFGKSEIIKITGFTVTEDGNKIYFEEHVGRGKFVPHQNKFYRTVLEKIKEHI, from the coding sequence ATGGAAACGGAACAATTAAAAATATTTGATGAAAATAGGAATCCGATAGGCGTTGCTTCACGTGAAGATGTACATAAACTGGGCTATTGGCACGAAACTTTCCATTGTTGGTTTGTTAGGAAAGAACAGGAAAGGGATTATCTCTATTTACAACTCCGCAGTAAAACAAAAAAGGACTATCCAAATCTTTTGGATATTACGGCGGCTGGACATCTAATGGCTGACGAATCCGTTGAGGATGGTGTAAGAGAGATTAAGGAAGAGGTGGGGATTGATATCCACTTTCAGGATTTAATTCCATTAGGAATCATTGACTATTGTGTAATGGAAGAAGATTTTATAGATAAAGAATTTGCACACACTTTCCTTTATAAAAGTGAAAAATCCTTTGACGATTTTATCCTTCAAGATGAAGTGGCTGGAATTGTAAAAGTTGATCTTAACGAATTTGCTGAACTTTGGTTTGGCAAAAGTGAAATAATTAAGATAACAGGATTTACAGTAACAGAAGACGGAAATAAAATTTATTTTGAAGAGCATGTAGGAAGGGGAAAATTCGTACCTCATCAAAATAAATTTTACAGAACCGTTCTCGAAAAAATAAAAGAACATATTTAA
- a CDS encoding fumarylacetoacetate hydrolase family protein, which yields MKILSYYENKRIKLGIKTEDGIIDVQAISEKTGIAAPKTMLDVIEGGDEALQGLTKIVAKSAEKLNEETIQFAPAIPNAGKVICVGANYRKHAIESGLAIPEKPIYFAKFANSLSGHREEIPVPKMAEQVDYEVELVAIIGKQAKNVSVENALDYVFGYAVGNDLSVRELQFRSHQWLYGKAIDGFAPIGPYIVTADEVPDPQNLNLKCWVNGELRQNSNTEDMIFSTAKLISDLSQIMTLQPGDVIYTGTPEGVIMGMEEKNWLKPGDEIVCEIDGLGSLLNKLKKED from the coding sequence ATGAAGATACTTTCTTACTATGAGAATAAACGTATAAAACTAGGGATTAAAACAGAAGATGGAATTATTGATGTTCAAGCTATATCTGAGAAAACAGGAATTGCTGCACCAAAAACAATGCTCGATGTTATTGAAGGCGGGGATGAAGCATTACAAGGGTTAACGAAAATAGTTGCAAAATCCGCTGAGAAATTGAATGAAGAAACTATTCAATTCGCACCAGCAATTCCTAATGCGGGAAAGGTCATATGTGTTGGAGCTAATTACCGTAAACATGCTATAGAGTCCGGTCTTGCTATCCCTGAAAAACCGATATATTTTGCTAAATTTGCCAATAGTCTCTCTGGGCATCGTGAGGAAATTCCGGTGCCAAAAATGGCCGAACAAGTGGATTACGAAGTAGAATTAGTAGCGATAATTGGTAAACAGGCAAAAAATGTTTCTGTTGAAAATGCTTTAGATTATGTGTTTGGTTATGCCGTTGGCAATGATCTGTCTGTACGTGAGCTTCAATTCCGCAGCCATCAATGGCTCTATGGAAAAGCCATCGACGGATTTGCTCCAATCGGTCCTTATATCGTGACTGCAGATGAGGTACCTGATCCACAAAACTTAAACTTAAAGTGCTGGGTGAATGGTGAACTGCGCCAAAATTCAAACACTGAAGATATGATTTTCTCTACTGCTAAGCTGATTAGTGATTTGTCCCAAATTATGACACTTCAGCCAGGTGACGTTATTTATACAGGCACACCAGAGGGCGTTATTATGGGAATGGAAGAGAAAAACTGGTTAAAACCAGGTGATGAGATAGTTTGTGAGATTGATGGTCTTGGAAGCTTGTTGAATAAATTGAAAAAAGAAGACTAA
- a CDS encoding ABC transporter ATP-binding protein has translation MVVKLEDVNLRREGRSILENVNWQIDKQDNWVLFGLNGSGKTAILNLLNAYYFPTKGRVTVLGMEFGKTYLGEKLRKQIGFVSASLQEKFYPSDTAFEVVLSGAFASIGLYETPTEEMRTKAVNLMDQLGTTNYADRRYETLSQGEKQRVLIARALMADPKLLILDEPTNGLDFIARELLLESIGKIAKSSTAPTIIYVTHHVEEIVPVFNKTLLLKEGQVFAAGKTIEMISNEQLTQFFGLPVQVNWENNRPFVSRLQMQV, from the coding sequence ATGGTGGTAAAGCTTGAAGATGTAAACTTACGCCGAGAAGGCAGATCGATTTTAGAAAATGTTAATTGGCAAATTGATAAGCAGGACAATTGGGTACTATTTGGCTTAAATGGATCGGGGAAAACCGCGATATTAAATTTGTTAAATGCTTATTATTTCCCGACTAAAGGTAGGGTTACCGTTCTGGGAATGGAATTTGGAAAGACCTACCTTGGCGAAAAATTACGAAAGCAGATCGGTTTTGTTTCTGCTTCCCTTCAAGAAAAATTTTATCCAAGTGATACTGCTTTTGAAGTTGTGCTAAGTGGTGCATTTGCATCCATCGGTCTTTATGAAACTCCAACAGAAGAAATGAGAACAAAAGCAGTAAATTTAATGGATCAGCTTGGAACAACGAACTATGCAGACAGAAGATATGAAACGCTTTCCCAAGGGGAAAAACAACGTGTCCTCATTGCACGTGCATTAATGGCCGACCCGAAGTTACTTATATTAGATGAGCCAACGAACGGATTGGATTTTATCGCACGAGAGTTGTTATTAGAATCCATCGGAAAAATTGCTAAAAGTTCCACGGCTCCTACAATTATTTATGTGACTCATCATGTGGAAGAAATAGTACCTGTTTTCAATAAAACCTTATTACTAAAAGAGGGACAGGTGTTTGCCGCTGGTAAGACAATTGAAATGATTTCAAATGAACAGCTTACCCAATTTTTCGGACTTCCTGTGCAAGTTAATTGGGAAAATAATCGACCGTTTGTATCAAGATTACAAATGCAGGTTTAG
- a CDS encoding electron transfer flavoprotein subunit alpha/FixB family protein, translating to MTRILVFANQQGDSLSSGAKEALAFGRRLASSTGGEVRSVTLGPFAEAGAREAIASGASIAYTISNPLLAEYDVELFVNSIHTVFEQSGADILILSFDKIGKDLVGRLATRAGASAITEVVDYTANSDKVSWIRPIYGDKAFGEYSTTRQKVVVGIRQKSQDVNVPVETSKGEIIEVDYAPSEEMIVTKLVVKIQAALSDISLEDARIIISGGRGLGGPEGFTELQVLANLLGGTVGASRAACDAGWVPSNLQVGQTGAVVAPDLYIAVGISGASQHLAGITNAKTVVAINTDPEAPIFKRANIGVVADYKSVIQALTEKLKKVLV from the coding sequence ATGACGAGAATTCTGGTATTTGCAAATCAACAGGGGGATTCCTTGAGTTCAGGGGCAAAGGAAGCACTTGCCTTTGGCAGACGCTTGGCTAGTTCCACTGGAGGCGAAGTTCGATCTGTCACTCTTGGTCCTTTCGCTGAGGCAGGCGCTAGGGAAGCAATTGCCAGCGGGGCAAGTATCGCATACACCATTTCTAACCCTTTGTTAGCAGAATATGATGTTGAACTGTTTGTTAATAGCATCCACACTGTTTTCGAGCAGTCTGGAGCCGACATCCTTATCCTCTCCTTCGACAAGATTGGTAAGGATTTAGTAGGAAGACTTGCTACGCGTGCTGGTGCCTCAGCTATTACCGAAGTAGTCGACTATACTGCTAACAGTGACAAAGTAAGCTGGATTCGTCCTATTTACGGAGATAAGGCGTTCGGAGAATACTCGACTACGCGTCAGAAGGTAGTAGTTGGTATTCGTCAAAAGAGCCAGGACGTGAATGTGCCGGTTGAAACGAGTAAAGGCGAGATTATTGAAGTGGATTATGCCCCTTCAGAAGAGATGATTGTTACCAAGCTGGTTGTAAAAATTCAAGCCGCATTATCGGATATTAGTCTGGAGGATGCCAGAATCATCATCTCAGGCGGCCGTGGCCTAGGTGGACCAGAAGGCTTTACTGAATTACAGGTTCTTGCAAATTTACTTGGAGGTACAGTCGGTGCTTCGCGGGCGGCATGTGATGCCGGGTGGGTTCCTTCAAATCTCCAGGTAGGTCAGACAGGTGCAGTCGTTGCACCAGATCTTTATATTGCAGTTGGAATATCTGGTGCCAGTCAGCATCTTGCAGGAATTACAAACGCCAAGACAGTTGTCGCGATTAATACTGATCCGGAAGCTCCTATCTTTAAACGAGCCAATATTGGTGTCGTTGCTGACTACAAAAGTGTTATTCAAGCACTAACAGAAAAACTAAAAAAGGTACTTGTTTAA
- a CDS encoding electron transfer flavoprotein subunit beta/FixA family protein: MHIVVCLKQVLDPEITPKYFKIDPDTNRPENSDTDLVLDSFAENALELAIQLRDKVPGATVTALCLGDEESEEVLRRALAFTANAAVRVWDEEWENLDGQAVGHILAQTITSLGGAQLVLTGYQASDIEEGLVGPVMAEELGIPCVTLVSELEVEENSAKATVEVEGGYAVVSVPTPAVFTIISSETNVPRLPKVKDIRLARSKPINLLESEDLNLDRECCQPGVKLERAYLLNREVACEVLPGDDGAELASELADRLLALKIL, translated from the coding sequence ATGCACATCGTTGTCTGCCTTAAACAGGTGCTAGATCCGGAAATTACACCGAAATATTTTAAAATAGACCCCGACACGAATCGTCCAGAGAATAGTGACACTGATTTGGTGCTGGACTCATTTGCAGAGAATGCACTTGAATTAGCAATTCAACTTCGTGACAAGGTTCCTGGAGCTACTGTTACCGCACTTTGTCTCGGGGATGAGGAATCGGAGGAGGTACTTCGCAGGGCATTAGCTTTTACCGCAAATGCAGCAGTAAGAGTGTGGGATGAAGAATGGGAGAATCTAGACGGACAGGCTGTTGGCCATATTCTAGCACAAACCATTACATCCTTAGGTGGAGCACAACTTGTGCTCACAGGTTACCAAGCAAGTGATATCGAGGAAGGTCTCGTTGGACCTGTTATGGCGGAGGAACTAGGAATTCCTTGCGTGACACTCGTTTCAGAGCTTGAGGTGGAAGAGAATAGTGCAAAGGCGACTGTTGAAGTCGAAGGTGGATATGCGGTAGTCAGTGTTCCAACTCCTGCTGTATTTACCATCATCAGCTCTGAGACAAACGTTCCTAGACTTCCAAAGGTCAAGGATATTAGACTTGCGAGAAGCAAACCTATTAATTTATTAGAATCAGAAGATCTTAATCTTGATCGTGAGTGCTGTCAACCAGGTGTTAAGCTCGAGCGGGCATACCTCCTAAATAGGGAGGTAGCTTGTGAGGTCCTGCCTGGTGATGATGGTGCAGAACTTGCTAGCGAATTAGCTGACAGGCTTTTGGCTCTCAAGATTTTATAG
- a CDS encoding aspartate/glutamate racemase family protein — MKIWHQSLTTIDRVPHYRDAIIKHVSRIARPDVEVVLHGMSEETYPSHYPGIFITHSYLQNLHREQFVRSALTAEKAGYDAMFIATIPDVGLLEARTLVDIPVVAYGQASFHMASMLGDHIGVVNFLAPLADQLRQNADKYGLGGKLGPIVQTEVGFDDIMAGFNDPEPIIESFKKAAQSAIDDGADVIIPGEGPMNVFLATHGISRIGDVPVVDSFAAAIKMCESLVDLSKNSGVYMTRKGFYNAKPPVEAVERLREMYGLIPSPNPKDDKGLSVKGIGV; from the coding sequence ATGAAAATCTGGCATCAAAGTCTTACAACGATTGACCGGGTGCCGCATTATCGGGATGCCATTATTAAACATGTAAGCAGGATTGCCCGCCCGGATGTAGAGGTTGTCTTACATGGTATGTCGGAAGAGACATATCCCTCCCATTACCCAGGAATCTTTATTACCCATTCTTACCTTCAAAATCTCCACCGGGAACAGTTCGTACGATCTGCGCTAACAGCTGAAAAGGCCGGTTACGACGCCATGTTCATCGCAACCATTCCGGATGTTGGACTTTTAGAAGCACGTACGCTTGTAGATATTCCTGTAGTCGCGTATGGTCAAGCCTCCTTCCACATGGCGTCAATGCTTGGAGACCATATTGGAGTCGTAAATTTCTTGGCCCCATTAGCGGATCAGCTCCGTCAGAATGCTGACAAGTATGGTTTAGGTGGTAAACTAGGACCAATCGTTCAGACCGAGGTGGGCTTTGATGATATTATGGCAGGATTTAATGACCCAGAGCCAATCATCGAATCCTTCAAAAAAGCCGCTCAATCAGCTATTGATGATGGAGCCGATGTAATCATTCCAGGAGAAGGTCCAATGAATGTCTTTTTAGCTACCCATGGAATTTCTAGAATTGGCGATGTACCAGTGGTCGACTCGTTTGCAGCAGCTATCAAAATGTGTGAGTCACTTGTAGATTTGAGCAAAAACTCTGGTGTTTATATGACACGCAAAGGATTCTACAATGCAAAGCCGCCTGTTGAAGCGGTGGAAAGACTACGAGAAATGTATGGACTTATACCTTCTCCTAATCCTAAAGACGATAAAGGACTTTCTGTTAAAGGGATAGGAGTTTAA
- a CDS encoding flavocytochrome c, with protein sequence MESYDFIILGGGLAGMCAAVEAGEQGENVLLLEKQDELGGSTVLSSGYMAFAGTDMQEKAGILDSTESLLADMTEVGGGVNDQTLVAEYGRHQLETYQWLVDHDIEFRSLEAVSGHSVPRGHIIDPHQAIQSLYKRVKQLTNLTVYFNAPARRLLKNDKGRIDTVLYEKDGVERKAVASKGVLIASGGFAKSEELLGLFAPQLKGALRIGGAGNQGDGIRMAWEHGAWVKDLPYLNGTYGFHPSAAGKLKSQGLAFYKGAIMVNQLGKRFVNESISYKLLGKAAFDQPEQISYQVWDQTVMDKGVLDDPLYDFELLKKRRLLYKADTLEELADCIDVPVEVLEDTISRYNQGVQNGEDPDFGRRSLTHNYGKPTAIETAPFYAFESTVAMLATYAGVSVNAAAQVLNPFGEHIPGLYAAGEVTGGFHGAGYMTGSSLGKAAVFGRIAVREALSASAVI encoded by the coding sequence ATGGAAAGCTATGATTTTATTATTCTAGGCGGCGGACTTGCAGGTATGTGTGCTGCTGTTGAGGCTGGGGAGCAAGGTGAAAACGTCCTGCTCTTAGAAAAGCAGGATGAACTTGGCGGCAGTACAGTCCTCAGCTCAGGTTATATGGCATTTGCAGGAACAGATATGCAGGAAAAAGCAGGAATTCTCGATTCTACTGAATCGCTTCTGGCTGATATGACGGAGGTTGGAGGCGGGGTAAATGATCAAACACTAGTAGCTGAATATGGCAGACACCAGCTCGAGACCTACCAATGGCTGGTAGACCACGATATCGAGTTCAGATCGTTGGAAGCAGTAAGTGGTCATAGTGTTCCCCGCGGACATATTATAGATCCTCATCAGGCAATCCAGTCCCTATACAAGAGAGTGAAGCAGCTGACTAACTTGACGGTTTATTTTAATGCTCCTGCACGAAGACTCCTAAAAAATGATAAGGGACGAATTGATACGGTTTTATATGAGAAGGATGGGGTAGAGAGAAAGGCAGTTGCTTCGAAAGGTGTATTAATTGCCTCTGGTGGTTTTGCCAAAAGTGAGGAGCTGCTTGGACTGTTTGCCCCGCAATTAAAGGGTGCCTTAAGAATTGGAGGTGCCGGCAATCAGGGTGACGGGATTCGAATGGCCTGGGAACATGGCGCATGGGTGAAGGACCTTCCCTATTTAAATGGAACATACGGATTTCACCCAAGTGCAGCTGGGAAGTTAAAGTCGCAGGGATTGGCATTTTATAAAGGAGCTATTATGGTTAACCAGCTTGGAAAACGGTTTGTGAACGAGTCTATTTCTTATAAACTATTAGGAAAAGCGGCATTCGACCAGCCTGAGCAGATTAGCTATCAAGTTTGGGACCAAACCGTAATGGATAAAGGTGTGTTAGATGATCCACTCTATGATTTTGAATTGCTTAAGAAGCGCAGACTTTTGTACAAAGCTGATACTTTAGAAGAACTGGCAGATTGTATTGACGTACCTGTAGAAGTACTAGAAGATACCATTTCTAGATACAATCAAGGCGTTCAAAATGGGGAAGATCCTGATTTTGGCAGAAGGTCGTTAACACATAACTACGGTAAACCAACAGCGATTGAAACAGCACCTTTCTATGCATTTGAATCAACAGTTGCAATGCTTGCTACCTATGCAGGTGTGTCTGTCAATGCTGCTGCTCAGGTTTTGAATCCTTTTGGTGAGCACATTCCAGGGCTGTATGCGGCCGGGGAAGTAACTGGAGGATTCCACGGGGCAGGGTACATGACGGGAAGTTCGCTAGGAAAGGCTGCGGTTTTTGGAAGAATAGCAGTTCGGGAAGCATTATCAGCGAGTGCAGTTATCTGA
- a CDS encoding GlcG/HbpS family heme-binding protein, protein MENFTTAIESKNISLALANKMLEAALAKGQELGIAFSIAIVDKPGNLKAFYAMDGAPVLSLEIAQNKAFSAAAYNRATHEWYDRLKDDPPLLHGIVHTPRLVIFGGGYPIKINNELIGGIGVSGGHYSHDMQVCEAALEVLKAFESEE, encoded by the coding sequence ATGGAAAACTTTACAACAGCAATTGAATCAAAAAATATAAGCTTAGCTTTAGCCAATAAAATGCTCGAAGCTGCATTAGCAAAGGGACAAGAACTAGGAATTGCTTTTAGTATTGCGATTGTCGACAAACCTGGTAATTTAAAAGCATTTTATGCGATGGATGGTGCGCCAGTACTAAGCCTTGAAATCGCTCAAAATAAAGCATTTTCTGCAGCAGCCTATAACCGTGCGACACATGAATGGTATGACAGATTAAAAGACGATCCACCACTATTACATGGCATTGTTCACACACCTAGATTAGTCATTTTTGGCGGTGGATATCCAATCAAAATTAATAACGAACTAATTGGAGGAATTGGTGTAAGCGGAGGTCATTATTCACACGACATGCAGGTATGTGAAGCCGCCTTAGAGGTGTTAAAAGCCTTTGAATCTGAGGAGTGA